One region of Sylvia atricapilla isolate bSylAtr1 chromosome Z, bSylAtr1.pri, whole genome shotgun sequence genomic DNA includes:
- the FEM1C gene encoding protein fem-1 homolog C, which translates to MDLKTAVFNAARDGKLRLLSKLLASKTREEVAQLMSEKTNGATPLLMAARYGHLDMVEYLLDRCSASIEVGGSVNFDGETIEGAPPLWAASAAGHLKVVQCLLDHGASVNNTTLTNSTPLRAACFDGHLEIVKYLVEHKADLEVSNRHGHTCLMISCYKGHKEIAQYLLEKGADVNRKSVKGNTALHDCAESGSLEIMKMLLKYCAKMEKDGYGMTPLLSASVTGHTNIVDFLTQHVQTSKAERINALELLGATFVDKKRDLLGALKYWKRAMEMRYSDKTNILSKPVPQTLIMAYDYAKEVNSSEELENLIADPDEMRMQALLIRERILGPSHPDTSYYIRYRGAVYADSGNFKRCINLWKYALDMQQSNLDPLSPMTASSLLSFAELFSFMLQDRAKGLLGTTVTFDDLMVILCKSVLEIERAMKQTQCLPDPIQLNKALSIILHLICLLEKVPCSSEQEHFKKQTIYKFLKLQPRGKNNFSPLHLAVDNNTTCVGRYPVCKFPSLQVTAILVECGADVNVRDSDNNSPLHIAALNNHPDIMNLLIKSGSHFDATNSCKQTASDLLDEKEIAKNLIQPINHTTLQCLAARVIVSHNISYAGHIPEKLENFVLLHR; encoded by the exons ATGGATCTAAAGACAGCAGTCTTCAATGCAGCTCGTGATGGCAAGCTGCGGCTCCTTTCCAAGCTGCTGGCGAGCAAAACCAGAGAAGAGGTGGCCCAACTAATGTCAGAAAAAACCAATGGTGCCACACCGCTTCTGATGGCAGCCCGCTATGGTCACCTCGACATGGTGGAGTACTTGTTGGACCGTTGCTCTGCCTCGATAGAGGTTGGTGGCTCGGTGAATTTTGATGGTGAGACTATTGAGGGGGCTCCGCCACTGTGGGCAGCGTCAGCCGCCGGCCACCTGAAGGTTGTTCAGTGTCTCTTGGATCATGGTGCATCTGTCAACAACACAACGCTGACAAATTCGACGCCGCTTAGAGCAGCCTGCTTTGATGGTCACCTGGAAATAGTCAAATACCTTGTGGAGCACAAAGCAGACCTGGAAGTATCAAACCGTCACGGGCATACGTGCTTGATGATCTCATGTTACAAAGGCCACAAAGAGATTGCTCAGTATTTACTTGAAAAAGGAGCTGATGTGAACAGAAAAAGTGTCAAAG GAAATACAGCACTGCATGACTGTGCAGAATCTGGAAGTTTGGAGATCATGAAGATGCTTCTCAAGTATTGTGCTAAAATGGAAAAGGATGGTTATGGAATGACTCCCCTTCTGTCAGCCAGCGTGACTGGCCACACAAATATTGTGGACTTTCTGACCCAGCATGTACAGACTAGTAAGGCTGAGCGCATAAATGCCCTGGAACTTCTAGGAGCAACTTTTGTGGACAAAAAGAGAGATCTGCTTGGTGCTTTGAAATACTGGAAAAGAGCTATGGAAATGAGATACAGTGATAAGACTAATATCCTCAGCAAACCTGTGCCACAAACACTAATTATGGCTTATGATTATGCTAAAGAGGTAAACAGCTCAGAAGAGCTAGAAAATCTTATTGCAGACCCAGATGAAATGAGAATGCAAGCATTATTAATTAGAGAACGTATTCTTGGTCCTTCTCACCCAGACACATCCTACTATATTAGATACAGAGGTGCTGTGTATGCGGACTCCGGAAACTTTAAGCGTTGCATCAATTTATGGAAGTATGCTTTGGACATGCAGCAGAGCAATCTTGATCCGCTGAGTCCTATGACAGCTAGCAGTTTGCTATCATTTGCTGAACTTTTCTCCTTCATGCTTCAGGATAGGGCAAAAGGCCTGCTAGGCACTACTGTCACTTTTGATGATCTAATGGTTATACTGTGCAAAAGCGTTCTTGAAATAGAACGAGCCATGAAACAAACCCAGTGTCTTCCTGATCCAATACAGCTGAACAAAGCCCTTTCCatcattttgcatttaatttgcTTGTTGGAGAAAGTACCTTGCAGCTCAGAACAGGAACATTTTAAGAAGCAAACTATTTACAAGTTTCTTAAGCTTCAGCCTAGAGGAAAGAATAACTTCAGTCCACTTCACCTTGCTGTTGACAATAATACTACATGTGTCGGTCGTTACCCAGTTTGTAAATTCCCCTCTCTACAAGTTACTGCTATCCTGGTGGAATGTGGTGCTGATGTAAATGTCAGAGACTCAGATAACAACAGTCCATTACACATTGCTGCACTGAACAACCATCCAGACATCATGAATCTTCTTATCAAGTCAGGTTCACATTTTGATGCCACAAACTCATGTAAACAAACAGCTAGTGATTTGCTGGATGAGAAGGAAATAGCAAAGAATTTAATCCAGCCCATAAATCATACTACTTTGCAGTGTCTTGCTGCTCGTGTAATAGTGAGTCATAACATATCCTACGCAGGACATATCCCTGAAAAACTAGAGAACTTCGTTTTGCTCCATAGATGA